GAGCGCTCTAGAAAAGTTAGTGAGCCAAATTTTTGTGTTGCCCTCATCGTTCCTGCTTGTactaaaaactcaaaaattcTCAACAGCTTCAATACGAAATTGAAAGAACTCACTTTCGTTGAGAAccttaaaaaagaaatgacaAAATGTGCCGTAATAATAGAGCGACAAGTCGATCGTCTCCTGGAAGACgatacaatttttatcgacgcGGTCCTGAACAGTGTCGAAAAATCTCCAACCTCATTGTGCGAAACATCAACAGTGCAAATGACTGAAATCCTGGATTTAATGGAATCGCGAACGGATCATTTGCTGCTTCCTTTTCCCATGCCAAAAAATATTGTGTCGCAGGAGCCCGTTAAGTGGAGTCGTAAACGATCTgttgcgaataaaaaaagaaaagaaaaaatattgagcaaAGCAACGAATTATGTGAGCCTGTTTATCGGATCCGAGGACAGTACAGCACGTGGAAGTGGTTTTTCTGTTACGACGATGAATACCATGGTGAAAAcgcttgaaaaaattcaagcagATGCGACGGTAGATTGTCATTCGTTACTTATTCGAGGAACTACGTGTgtccgaaatgaaaaaaaaaaaaaacgttttttgaaGTTCATAAAgaaatgcaaataaatttcagtttaattttaatttctttgcTCTTTAAGCCcgaaaataaacaataatcgaaatagaaatatacattttttcgtaaattcggACATTTGTAGCCCTTATAAAAATTTCGTTACGAATAAATGACTAATTTTGAGGAATTTCAATGTAATGcccgaaagaaatatttttctggaTCTCCAAAACGTAACGAAACAGAAACAACTTATCACGATCATATGAAGAAGATATTGGAGAAAATGAACGGTTTTCGAGTGCAATTGGAAAATCTTTGGCGTCAGGAAGTTCGAGGCAATGAATTATTGATCATTATTACGATTGATTCGTCTAGCAAagtgtttgagaaaaaatgtaaatttcatCAGATTTGGTAGCTGCTTCAGCAATTCTCGATCATTCGATACACGGATGTATCCGAAAAAAGCTCGATGATTTTTACGATAAACAAATGAAAGAGATAAAAgtaacgattaaaaaaaagatcggCACGCTCGACGAGGCGATGAGAATTTGGTTGACGCGTCGTGACGATACTCTAGCCACCTTTACGGTCAGCCATGGACATCCCGCAACCAGAGAATCGTTGAATAAACTGAGAGATGAAATACTGGAAAAAGAACAACAAATGCAGGATacgattattgaaaaattcactgaATTCAAGGTGGGTATGATTAAGAACCAAATTCTCTGAAATTCTTCTCATTTGACACGAAATGTGTAATTATTCACAGAGTGACTTAGAAGAACATGCAAATAACtacgaaatttcattgctCGAAATGGCTGCgcccttgaaaaaaattcttaacaaAGTAGAAGATCGTACAAAAAGACAAAGACTAAACGATCTTTTGGATGAACGCAAAACCAGCAAGCTACCGCTGGTCTTTACAGATTCTTCTGATCGACTGGACATACCGAAAAACTCACGAAGAAGTTCTCTTAAAATGAAACGAAGGTGGACTAAAGTAGCGAGTGGTATTGATATGGAAAGTGTGCTGAATGATCTTGTGGAGGTAAAAGTGTAACTTATGAACTAACAAAAAACGGCTTGACATctttaaaattcgattttaaatgaaacccacaaaagaaaaattgctgtTCCGAGTTACGCGCTCAAAcgtgacattttttaaatctcagtCCACTTTATTTTCAACAGAAAGCTAAACGCAGATTCAACTCCGCCCTCGCTGAAGCAGAAACGAGTGTCAAGAGTTTCGTAAAAGCCGgagaagaatttgaaaaaagttggaaagCGAACATGGAAATTGTGGCTGAAATTTACGAAATACCTCAATAGAAACATTTCGTTTAAATGATTCACAGTTCATACTTTATTAtctctgattttgttctttctatataaatatacttAAGCGGTTTCGTTGTTCCAAGTAGGAACATGGTCGAACTAAATTTGAAGGTATGAAAAATGGTTCGATCGAGAATCAGCGATTGGAGTCATTCACAAATTTTCGAGACCGTTTTCgagcggaaaaaaatgattgttttaATGCTCATTTTTTACGACTAGGCGAATCGAGTTATAacccattttgaaaattattttgtgcCATTTTTCACAATGGTTGATCGATCCGCTATCCGATCCGAGTGTGAGTAAATGGATTTAAAAAACTTCTCGATCTCTGCATCACCGAGACGTTGCTTTAAATTGTTAACGAAAAAGCGAGAGTCGACTTCTCGCGCCCGGCATGCGTCCTTGACTGTCCAACAACCCTGCCTGGATGTCCGCCAACGTTGGAACGTTTCGAACATCTCCACGAGCTGCCACACTCGGCGGAGATTTCAACAAACGTCGAGCTACCCTGGTCACGTCgtctttcgttattttgtCTGCAAGAAGAATGAACCTTTAGACCACAAACCACAGAAtcgtttttcgaataaaatggagtgaaacaaaaattacCGATTTCTTGTATAAAGTATTCGGGCCTTTTCCGCGAACCGGTGGCCAATACCTGACGTCCAATGTCCTCAAAAACAACTGGCCGTTGCTCCAGATTCATTAGCAGCATGGATTGCAGCTGTTTCTTGGCtctctgaaaataaaaaatccaacaTTTTTACTCAAGCTCACTTAAtcttcaaaaagtttatcaaTATCAATTCATCGCAAGGATAACTCACCGATAGTTCGTTTTCTGAAATATTTCCAGCCATAGTGACCAATTCGCGAACTACAACCTCGACCATTTCTTTAATGTGAGCCGGGGTCGAGGATGCGTGAATACAGAAAAGTCCAGTGTCAGCATAGGCATGATTGTATGCAGTTGCACTGTACATCCAGTGATACCTGAAGTCATGTCATCGATCCAATCATTTATTCCTTTCTCACATTCGATGTGCGAGTATTTTCGTAGGTGGCTAGCAAAGGCAGAGCTTTTACCTATTCAAAACGTTCGTATAAAGTCGCGTATACATTCCTTTTCCAGGACCACCAGCACTAAAGCTTCCACCTCCACCCATCATCATGTTCAGGACGCACATGGCGATAAAATCTGAATCTTGATGCGAACAACCTTCCAAACCAACTACCACGTGAGACAATTCTGGAAGACCACTCGGACCAGCGTAAACTGGGACACTACACTCATCCTATGATCGacgaattgagaaaaaaaattgacaatatCGTTTCGTTGAAATCGAATATTCGTTAAAGTGAATTTTGATATCTCAGGACATAGAAACCTTCGCCTTTATCTTGGAAGAGATATCAAAAACAAAGAATTTTCGTAAATGAAATTTAAGTTACCATAATGTAGCCGCCAGTATATTGAGCGATCGATTCGTCGACACGATAGACCGACTTGTCATCTAGAATGAGACTACTTTCTTCCTCCCAAATTGGTTTTTCGTTCATAAAATATCTAAAAACAGCGAAAAATTTTGGCTGTCATTAAATTAGTTACGGTTGGACGTGATCGTCGGTTTAGATATGATTGGTCACCCGTCAGAATTACTTTTCAACCGCATTGACTAAATCCTTGTGATCGATGCCGACACCAGCCACAACCATTCTTTTTGGTGTgtagtgatttttcaaatatgttAACAATATTTTACGATCGATCATTTGAATATTTCCTGCTGGGCATATTTTTGGCAGTCCTAGAGTATTTTCTCTGTATGCAGCCTATAAACAAATCATTCGAGGtatcgataataaaaataggtGAACGAATAGAAGATCTGTTTCCTGATTTAGTTTCATTTTCTACTGACACTGTTTAATAACTGAAAAGCAACTGAATTTTGAAATCTTACAGCATGAATCATATCGATCAGCAATGGCTCTTGTTCAGGTCTCGTCAACAAAGAGTCTAATTCGAATTCCACAGTTTGCCTTGCTACATCGAGCTacaaattaaattgaaaaaattacgataGTCTCTTCGGTGTACGGATATCAGCTTTGGCACAGATATACATACCTCCTCGTCTGTAATTTGTGGCCTCAAAACAATATCAGCCAAAATACGTGTTACTGTCTCCAAACCATTTCTTTCTGCTGAAGCTGCATACACAAACGTGTCTCTCGATGCCTGACAATcgcatattcctccatgtttttctaGGGTCAGCATTATGTCATCCTTACTCGAATAATTCTTTGTAGACTAGAAAAATATGTTGCGGTACAATGGGACAAAAAACCTTTCTTGTTCTAAATCTGAGTTGAAATGATCCaaatctttttaaattgttaaaCAATTTTCTATTAAAACTTCATTATTTCTGATAATGACTTGAGAACAATTTCAAAGCACTACCTCAAGTGAAAGTTTTAATTTCGTTAGAATATTATTTTATGCAAAGTGAAACAAAATACCTTACATATGATATAAAATGGTATCAGTATTTGATGATAATGAATTAATCCTCTATAAATACTCACATTGAAGgctaatttttcgagaaagtGAGATATTCCACTGGGATAAGCAACTTCAAACCTGGGACCAGAATCAATCAACACTGAAAACAAATAATGGTTGGAGTCAATAATTTAAAGGGGTCATTGGTTGTTCTGTGTTTTTATACATACCACCGACTGTACAAAACTGTCCAAAACGATTTTCAGAAGCGACTTTCAAACCATTGGGCAAAACAGTAATTTGGGTGACTTGATTTTCTCCATTGGCAGAGGAATAAATAGGAGTGGGTAAATTTTCTACCGGTTGGGAAAGCGGAGGGAACGGTGTGACAATTGGTTTAGGTGGAATTTCGGATTTATTTTGTGATGAAAACCTATATTTTTGCCATACATTGAAATACTTGATTGGAGTAGAactgaaattgagaaaaaaacatacaCAAAAGTTAGGTTAAAACCGGAAACACTCGTGTTGGTATAAACGGAACATGGAGAAATGTAAAAACCTGTTTTTGAATGCCGTAGCCAGCGGCGTTTGAGGTAATCTCAccaacattttcaatacttgtgaACACTtaaatcatggaaatttaaACATttgtttcaaacttttttctttcgtatgAGGTTTTGTGTCCACAACATGCGAACTTTCAGTTTCGGAACGGGCCACTTGGTGTCGCAAATCTttcaaggtttttttttcatgtgtgtGTCATGTATGTCAAATAAAGCTAAATTTCTTCATGCGAAGGAAACCGCGGACGGGTatatattataaataataaagtttTTCCCAACCTCACATTCtctgtgaaatttttcgttatgGTTCGTTAATGATTGATATGTGAGTTATTGAAAtgatatttataattcatatCTTAAAATAGGTGTATAAGGCATTAATTCTTCCTAGAAATGCTTtgctgaaatataaaaaaatactaatgaatttcttcatcactacatatttttcattatatagAAGATTTTACTGTAGTTAGCGGTACCAATTCCGATATTAATATAACAGTTTTAATTCCACAAATTGCTTCTAAGCATTTTGAAATCTTTCCACTCATAGAAAGTCAACTATTGGATCGGGGCCCACCAATTGCGTGACCTACCCGGCGCACCTATGCGTGATCCAGGGAAAACGCGGACAAAGAGCGTGATTGGATTTAAAAAAGTAGTGGGGATCCAATGACAGTGCGGAAATACATGAGCAGTCTGATTGGTTGGTTTGTAAAAAAGGTTGTTTGAGTCTGCGCAAGAGACTTACGAACTACTACAAAGCTAGTTGTGATGAAAGAGCGAAGAACAAAAGCAGTTACGAGTACGAAATAAAACTAAGAACTTCAGAACTTCGTCGACTCTTCAGAAAGAAACTGGTGTTCCAAAAAAGGAAGGATTTTAAGTTCGAACAATGGTAAAGACTCGATCTAAATCTCAAAGTCTACACCGAAAAATTATTACATAGTTTCTGAGACGGAATTTAGAACTTGCAACCCAAACGACTGCAACCTGCGACGCATAAAGGACAAATTGAATAATAGTGAATTTACCCGCTTAGAAAGTGACaagttttttgtaaaaatgtaGCAGCAATCCTAAATAGTGTGAAAAGTTATGTATAAAATATCCGTATTTCCTCTGTGGTCGTCAAAATAACTTATCCTTCAGGCAGATGCGGTTAACTTCGGGCACGATCATCTTGTTCAACTAACATTTTACGGATGAGTTGTTACCTATCAAATAAACGCGCCCGGCGGATATAAATGTACTCTAtgtagataattttttttgaccgtttttttttttagattgttaatatttaaataatttataaattacaACGGATCCTCGAAATGCATCTTCTTCGGTAGTATAGTGGTCAGTATCCCCGCCTGTCACGCGGGAGACCGGGGTTCGATTCCCCGCCGGAgagtcattatttttgaattttgcaaatgatttaataaaaaacactTAATATCTGAAGGAATAATAAACAATAGTAGTCAACATGACCAAATGTGCGTTGTTCTTCATTTGAAGAATGTCACGATCGTTTATTATCGACCCGTTGATCCCTTCAAAACAAGCATAGG
The window above is part of the Venturia canescens isolate UGA chromosome 5, ASM1945775v1, whole genome shotgun sequence genome. Proteins encoded here:
- the LOC122411596 gene encoding mitochondrial-processing peptidase subunit alpha; the protein is MLVRLPQTPLATAFKNSSTPIKYFNVWQKYRFSSQNKSEIPPKPIVTPFPPLSQPVENLPTPIYSSANGENQVTQITVLPNGLKVASENRFGQFCTVGVLIDSGPRFEVAYPSGISHFLEKLAFNSTKNYSSKDDIMLTLEKHGGICDCQASRDTFVYAASAERNGLETVTRILADIVLRPQITDEELDVARQTVEFELDSLLTRPEQEPLLIDMIHAAAYRENTLGLPKICPAGNIQMIDRKILLTYLKNHYTPKRMVVAGVGIDHKDLVNAVEKYFMNEKPIWEEESSLILDDKSVYRVDESIAQYTGGYIMDECSVPVYAGPSGLPELSHVVVGLEGCSHQDSDFIAMCVLNMMMGGGGSFSAGGPGKGMYTRLYTNVLNRYHWMYSATAYNHAYADTGLFCIHASSTPAHIKEMVEVVVRELVTMAGNISENELSRAKKQLQSMLLMNLEQRPVVFEDIGRQVLATGSRKRPEYFIQEIDKITKDDVTRVARRLLKSPPSVAARGDVRNVPTLADIQAGLLDSQGRMPGARSRLSLFR
- the LOC122411600 gene encoding uncharacterized protein yields the protein MQTCDEDIVAASEQLAAVKSMAELNRLQKEVQTTRKNYRDEISKKVQAHREELRNTFELLVNKNEKFLQEIQSFKDGGNFSVDEVKSYKKTLTSLGKTILNLQSANLERLNRVIGELDAALETLVKSALENFNTKLKELTFVENLKKEMTKCAVIIERQVDRLLEDDTIFIDAVLNSVEKSPTSLCETSTVQMTEILDLMESRTDHLLLPFPMPKNIVSQEPVKWSRKRSVANKKRKEKILSKATNYVSLFIGSEDSTARGSGFSVTTMNTMVKTLEKIQADATKYFSGSPKRNETETTYHDHMKKILEKMNGFRVQLENLWRQEVRGNELLIIITIDSSSKVFEKKCKFHQIW